One segment of Pandoraea pnomenusa DNA contains the following:
- a CDS encoding ribonuclease catalytic domain-containing protein, which translates to MNIFFEESGGFKAGTVLSQQGESYQVELPGGRRSKIKGRDVLLRFETPTPAELIAQAQAAAQDIDMSFLWECAPAEEFPFPTLAAEYFGEGASVAQQAGLALALQASPIYFRRKGRGQYQRAPQEQLQAALAGLARKQQQAELQAGYADQLIAGTLPDALRGKELVLLFRPDKNAIEWKALDAAAIALGKTHAEVMLACGGIASPRAYHEAAFLYEYFPRGTGFPDVGPVPLPADDLPLAEVQAFSIDDSTTTEIDDALSVQMLPDGLLRVGIHIAAPALGLSRGDPIDEIARVRLSTVYAPGEKITMLPDAVVEAYTLAEGGARPALSLYVVVKADTYEIVATETRAERVPISANLRHNELDSIITAETLADGSGDYPHKDELRLLWPFAQSLYDKRQAARVGYGLRPEVQNKTDFNFYVDGEHVTIKQRLRGAPLDLIVAEMAILANSRWGRLLAECGVPGIYRAQRAYGVNRTRMQTSPAPHEGLGVEQYAWSTSPLRRYVDLVNQWQLIACVRHGVTAKLAAPFKPKDADLYATVSSFEAAYAAYGEHQSRMERYWCLRWLIQENKSQVQASVLKGDTVRLNDIPLTLIVPGLGLHARGTQIMLDVLSLDVVTLSISVRVSQVLDASQALLGDDDDEGDGGEGEGGEGSDGNAGSDGADGDDGADGADGADGTDGDDSPADADGSGDRTDAGATSTDASPLAAALMAAGARDASASTAC; encoded by the coding sequence ATGAACATTTTTTTTGAGGAATCCGGCGGCTTCAAGGCTGGCACGGTGTTGTCGCAGCAGGGCGAGTCGTACCAGGTTGAGCTGCCCGGCGGGCGCCGAAGCAAGATCAAGGGGCGCGACGTTCTGTTGCGCTTCGAGACGCCCACCCCCGCCGAACTGATCGCGCAAGCGCAGGCCGCAGCACAGGACATCGACATGAGTTTCCTGTGGGAGTGCGCGCCTGCCGAAGAATTTCCGTTCCCGACGCTCGCCGCCGAATATTTCGGAGAAGGGGCGAGCGTTGCCCAGCAGGCGGGACTGGCGCTGGCCCTGCAGGCGTCGCCGATCTACTTCCGTCGCAAGGGGCGCGGACAATATCAGCGCGCGCCGCAGGAGCAGCTGCAGGCCGCGCTCGCCGGGCTGGCGCGCAAGCAACAGCAGGCCGAACTGCAGGCGGGGTACGCCGATCAACTGATCGCCGGTACGCTACCGGACGCGCTCAGGGGCAAGGAGCTGGTGCTGCTGTTCCGTCCGGACAAGAACGCCATCGAGTGGAAGGCGCTCGACGCGGCGGCGATTGCCCTGGGCAAGACGCACGCCGAGGTGATGCTGGCATGCGGCGGCATTGCGTCGCCGCGCGCTTACCACGAGGCGGCGTTCCTCTACGAATACTTCCCGCGCGGCACCGGCTTCCCCGACGTGGGACCCGTTCCCCTGCCGGCCGACGACCTGCCGCTGGCCGAGGTGCAGGCATTCTCGATCGACGATTCGACGACCACCGAGATCGACGACGCGCTCTCGGTGCAGATGCTGCCCGATGGCCTGCTGCGCGTGGGTATCCATATTGCGGCACCGGCGCTGGGGCTCTCACGCGGCGATCCCATCGACGAAATCGCGCGCGTGCGCCTGTCGACGGTCTATGCGCCCGGCGAGAAGATCACGATGCTGCCCGATGCCGTGGTCGAGGCTTACACGCTCGCCGAGGGTGGCGCTCGCCCGGCGCTCTCGCTTTACGTCGTGGTCAAGGCGGACACCTACGAGATCGTGGCGACCGAGACCCGGGCCGAGCGGGTGCCGATCTCGGCGAACCTGCGCCACAACGAGCTCGATTCGATCATCACGGCCGAAACGCTGGCCGACGGCAGCGGCGACTATCCGCACAAGGACGAGCTTCGCCTGCTGTGGCCGTTCGCGCAGTCGCTCTACGACAAGCGCCAGGCGGCGCGCGTGGGCTATGGCCTGCGCCCGGAAGTACAGAACAAGACCGACTTCAACTTTTATGTCGACGGCGAGCACGTCACGATCAAGCAGCGCCTGCGCGGCGCACCGCTCGATCTGATCGTCGCCGAGATGGCGATTCTCGCGAACAGCCGCTGGGGACGCCTGCTGGCGGAATGCGGTGTGCCCGGCATCTACCGTGCACAACGTGCCTACGGCGTGAATCGCACGCGCATGCAGACCTCGCCCGCACCGCACGAGGGGCTTGGCGTGGAGCAATACGCGTGGAGCACGTCGCCGCTGCGCCGCTACGTCGATCTGGTGAACCAGTGGCAACTGATCGCCTGCGTGCGTCATGGTGTGACCGCCAAGCTGGCGGCCCCGTTCAAGCCGAAGGACGCCGACCTCTATGCCACGGTGTCGAGCTTCGAGGCCGCCTATGCGGCGTACGGTGAGCACCAGAGCCGCATGGAACGCTACTGGTGCCTGCGCTGGTTGATCCAGGAGAACAAGTCTCAGGTGCAGGCGAGCGTGCTCAAGGGCGATACCGTTCGTCTGAACGACATCCCGCTCACGCTGATCGTGCCGGGCCTGGGATTGCACGCGCGCGGCACGCAGATCATGCTCGACGTGCTCTCGCTCGATGTCGTCACCCTCAGCATCTCGGTGCGTGTCTCGCAAGTGCTCGACGCCAGCCAGGCGTTGCTCGGAGACGACGATGACGAGGGCGACGGTGGCGAAGGCGAGGGGGGTGAGGGCAGTGACGGCAATGCGGGTAGCGACGGCGCCGATGGTGACGATGGTGCCGACGGTGCCGATGGCGCCGACGGTACAGATGGCGACGATAGTCCCGCAGACGCCGACGGCTCGGGCGATCGTACTGATGCCGGCGCCACGTCCACCGACGCCTCCCCGCTCGCCGCCGCACTGATGGCCGCGGGCGCGCGCGACGCATCCGCCAGCACGGCGTGCTGA
- a CDS encoding mechanosensitive ion channel family protein, with translation MTDVTTPLASIDAVMGFLAANAVRYGLSLVQAILILLIGFWIAKRLSRVVHTTLNRSPHFDATLKPLIESVVLWSVRLITIIAVLAQFGVQTASIIAVLGAAGLAIGLALQGTLQNIAAGTMLLVLRPFRNGDYITAGSAVAGTVEEIGLFTTTLTNADGIYVCVPNNQIWGQPITNFSRNATRRMEITVGIGLSDDLDAAMQALRNHVGNDKRVLKAPAPEIMVKQVSDSAIIVNVRVWASLGDYWGLYWDLQRGVKETVERAGCSLPYPTRTIVQVPAPAVADAAQPRH, from the coding sequence ATGACGGATGTCACGACCCCGCTCGCGTCAATCGACGCAGTCATGGGCTTTTTGGCGGCGAATGCCGTCCGGTACGGCTTGTCGCTCGTGCAGGCCATACTGATCCTGCTGATCGGCTTCTGGATCGCGAAGCGACTCTCGCGCGTGGTGCACACCACGCTCAATCGCTCGCCGCACTTCGACGCCACGCTCAAGCCGCTCATCGAGTCGGTGGTGCTGTGGTCGGTGCGCCTGATCACGATCATTGCGGTGCTTGCACAGTTCGGTGTGCAAACGGCGAGCATCATCGCCGTGCTCGGCGCGGCCGGTCTCGCCATCGGTCTCGCATTGCAGGGCACATTGCAGAATATCGCCGCGGGCACCATGCTGCTCGTGCTGCGCCCCTTCCGCAATGGTGACTACATCACGGCCGGATCGGCGGTGGCCGGCACGGTCGAGGAGATCGGTCTGTTCACGACCACGCTCACCAATGCCGACGGCATCTACGTGTGCGTGCCGAACAACCAGATCTGGGGCCAGCCGATCACGAACTTCAGCCGCAATGCCACGCGGCGCATGGAAATCACCGTGGGCATTGGCCTGAGCGACGACCTCGACGCCGCCATGCAGGCCTTGCGCAACCACGTGGGCAACGACAAGCGGGTGCTCAAGGCGCCCGCGCCGGAAATCATGGTCAAGCAGGTCAGCGACAGCGCCATCATCGTCAACGTGCGCGTCTGGGCCTCGCTGGGCGATTACTGGGGACTGTATTGGGATCTCCAACGCGGCGTGAAGGAGACCGTCGAGCGCGCGGGCTGTTCGCTGCCTTACCCCACCCGCACCATCGTGCAGGTGCCCGCCCCCGCCGTGGCGGACGCCGCGCAACCCCGCCACTGA
- the aroE gene encoding shikimate dehydrogenase: MTNQTPTGDRSADRYAVIGHPVEHSQSPFIHAEFARETGQRLTYERLLAPLDAFAATVRTFIEHGASGANVTVPFKLEAHALADRLTPRAQAAGAVNTLLFDAQGITGDNTDGVGLVRDIEGPLGVALKGRRVLLLGAGGASRGAMLPLIEASPAALFVANRTAARADELVARFAEAAQRHGVALAGGGWDAVPGGFDVVINATAGSLQGDVPPLPAGVYAAGALAYDMMYGARPTVFMTRALSEGAARAADGLGMLVEQAAEAFAVWRGVRPSTDAVRAALRARLNAKG, from the coding sequence ATGACAAACCAAACGCCTACCGGGGATAGGTCGGCCGATCGCTACGCCGTGATCGGTCATCCTGTCGAACACAGCCAGTCGCCGTTCATTCACGCCGAGTTCGCGCGCGAGACCGGACAACGATTGACGTATGAACGCCTGCTCGCGCCGCTCGACGCCTTTGCCGCGACCGTTCGCACGTTCATCGAACACGGTGCCAGCGGCGCCAATGTCACGGTTCCCTTCAAGCTGGAAGCGCACGCGCTTGCCGATCGCCTGACGCCGCGCGCGCAGGCCGCGGGCGCGGTGAACACGTTGCTCTTCGACGCTCAGGGCATCACGGGCGACAACACCGACGGCGTGGGGCTCGTGCGCGACATCGAGGGCCCGTTGGGCGTGGCGCTCAAGGGGCGTCGCGTCTTGCTGCTCGGCGCCGGTGGCGCGTCGCGTGGCGCGATGCTGCCCCTGATCGAGGCGTCGCCGGCTGCGCTCTTCGTGGCCAATCGCACGGCCGCGCGCGCCGACGAACTGGTCGCCCGGTTCGCCGAGGCGGCGCAACGCCACGGGGTTGCGCTGGCCGGCGGTGGCTGGGACGCGGTGCCCGGCGGTTTCGACGTGGTGATCAACGCCACGGCAGGAAGTCTCCAGGGCGATGTACCGCCACTGCCCGCCGGCGTATACGCGGCCGGGGCGTTGGCTTACGACATGATGTATGGGGCACGGCCGACCGTCTTCATGACGCGGGCCTTGTCGGAAGGCGCCGCGCGGGCCGCCGATGGGCTCGGCATGTTGGTGGAGCAGGCGGCCGAAGCGTTCGCGGTGTGGCGAGGCGTGCGCCCGTCCACCGATGCGGTGCGTGCCGCACTGCGCGCACGCCTCAACGCGAAAGGCTGA
- the mpl gene encoding UDP-N-acetylmuramate:L-alanyl-gamma-D-glutamyl-meso-diaminopimelate ligase, which yields MHIHILGICGTFMGGLAVLARQAGHTVTGCDANVYPPMSTQLEAQGIRLIEGFDADQVSLAPDLFVIGNVVSRGNPLMEEILNRNLPYTSGPQWLGEHVLANKWVLAVAGTHGKTTTTSMLAWILEDAGYNPGFLVGGVPMNFGISARLTDSDFFVIEADEYDTAFFDKRSKFVHYRPRTAILNNLEFDHADIFPDLGAIETQFHHLVRTVPGQGRLIVNGREPALERVLARGCWSEVERFGVADGWHATPAKDDGTPSAAASQEAFWVHHGPGAAGEVKWALQGEHNRMNALAALAAARHVGVPAEQGAGSLGRFQNVKRRMEVRGEAAGVTVYDDFAHHPTAIQTTLAGLRRRAGNARILAVLEPRSNTMKLGVMKAQLPASLADADLVFGYGAPSGKDALGWNLAEALAPLGARAQAFSDIDGLVRAVSAAAQPGDQIVVMSNGGFGGIHQKLLDALAARA from the coding sequence ATGCATATTCATATTCTGGGCATCTGCGGCACGTTCATGGGCGGTCTGGCCGTGCTCGCCCGTCAGGCCGGTCATACCGTCACGGGCTGCGACGCCAACGTCTATCCGCCGATGAGCACCCAACTCGAGGCCCAGGGTATCCGGTTGATCGAAGGCTTCGATGCCGACCAGGTGTCGCTCGCGCCCGACCTGTTCGTCATCGGCAACGTGGTCTCGCGCGGCAATCCGCTCATGGAAGAAATCCTGAATCGGAACCTGCCCTATACGTCGGGCCCGCAGTGGCTGGGTGAGCATGTGCTCGCCAACAAATGGGTGCTCGCGGTGGCGGGCACGCACGGCAAGACGACGACGACGTCGATGCTCGCCTGGATTCTGGAGGACGCGGGGTACAACCCGGGCTTTCTCGTGGGCGGCGTGCCGATGAACTTCGGCATATCCGCGCGCCTGACCGACAGCGACTTCTTCGTGATCGAGGCCGACGAATACGACACCGCGTTCTTCGACAAACGCTCCAAGTTCGTCCACTACCGGCCACGCACTGCCATTCTGAACAACCTTGAATTCGATCATGCCGACATCTTTCCGGATCTCGGCGCGATCGAGACGCAATTCCATCATCTGGTGCGCACCGTCCCCGGACAGGGACGACTGATCGTCAACGGTCGTGAGCCGGCGCTCGAGCGAGTGCTGGCCCGCGGATGCTGGAGCGAGGTCGAACGCTTTGGCGTGGCCGACGGCTGGCACGCCACCCCGGCCAAGGACGACGGCACCCCGAGCGCCGCGGCGTCGCAGGAGGCTTTCTGGGTGCATCACGGCCCGGGCGCGGCGGGTGAGGTGAAGTGGGCGCTGCAAGGCGAACACAACCGGATGAACGCGCTGGCCGCGCTGGCTGCCGCCCGCCATGTGGGCGTGCCTGCGGAGCAAGGCGCCGGCTCGCTAGGTCGGTTCCAGAACGTGAAGCGCCGCATGGAAGTTCGCGGCGAAGCGGCGGGCGTGACCGTCTATGACGATTTTGCGCATCATCCGACCGCGATTCAGACAACGCTTGCCGGGCTGCGCCGCCGCGCGGGCAATGCCCGCATTCTGGCGGTGCTCGAGCCGCGCTCGAATACGATGAAGCTTGGCGTGATGAAGGCGCAATTGCCGGCCAGTCTCGCCGACGCCGATCTGGTGTTCGGTTACGGCGCGCCTTCGGGCAAGGACGCCCTGGGCTGGAATCTGGCCGAAGCGCTGGCGCCGCTGGGCGCGCGTGCCCAGGCGTTCAGCGACATCGACGGTCTGGTGCGCGCGGTGAGCGCGGCCGCCCAGCCGGGCGATCAGATCGTGGTGATGAGCAACGGCGGGTTCGGCGGCATCCACCAGAAACTGCTCGACGCGCTCGCGGCACGCGCCTGA
- the mtgA gene encoding monofunctional biosynthetic peptidoglycan transglycosylase produces the protein MPSQRRHARTASRKRQWGPWQWTAYVITLLIAGVLATQLYYFLQIGWWVHFDPQSTAFMRAAEARLRETDPNATLRHQWVPYDQISRNLKRAIIASEDANFVNHDGFEIDAMLGAWEKNQKKGRIVAGGSTISQQLAKNLFLSSEKSYLRKAEELSITWMLEFWMDKQRIFEIYLNSVEWGEGVFGAEAASRYYYGIPASRLSPWQAARLAVMLPRPRYFDAHRNSPYLSQRAGVIARRMGAAELPQ, from the coding sequence ATGCCCTCGCAGAGACGTCACGCCCGCACGGCTTCCCGCAAACGCCAGTGGGGACCCTGGCAATGGACCGCGTATGTCATCACGCTGCTGATCGCGGGCGTGCTGGCCACGCAGCTCTATTACTTCCTGCAGATCGGGTGGTGGGTGCACTTCGATCCGCAATCGACGGCATTCATGAGAGCGGCCGAGGCGCGTCTGCGAGAGACGGATCCCAACGCGACACTCCGGCATCAATGGGTGCCGTACGATCAGATCTCGCGCAACCTGAAGCGCGCGATCATCGCCAGCGAAGACGCGAACTTCGTCAATCACGACGGTTTCGAGATCGACGCGATGCTCGGCGCGTGGGAGAAGAACCAGAAGAAAGGGCGCATCGTCGCCGGAGGCTCGACCATTTCGCAGCAACTCGCGAAGAATCTGTTTCTCTCGAGCGAGAAGAGCTATCTGCGCAAGGCCGAGGAACTCAGCATCACCTGGATGCTCGAGTTCTGGATGGACAAGCAGCGGATTTTCGAGATCTATCTGAATTCGGTCGAGTGGGGCGAAGGCGTGTTCGGTGCCGAGGCGGCATCGCGTTATTACTACGGGATTCCGGCGTCGAGACTCTCGCCGTGGCAGGCGGCGCGACTCGCGGTGATGCTGCCGCGGCCGCGCTACTTCGATGCGCATCGCAATTCCCCGTACCTCTCGCAGCGCGCCGGTGTCATCGCGCGTCGCATGGGCGCGGCCGAATTGCCGCAATGA
- a CDS encoding TlpA family protein disulfide reductase produces MAKRIVILVILALAGLAAGFWLGQRNTAPGGASNAAVAQLLATRLPDLSGGEQAISQWRGKTLVVNFWAPWCGPCVEEMPDLQALSSEFGSKNVQFVGIGIDTAQNMIAFEQKVKVDYPLLVAGYAGTDLARALGNKAGALPFTVVIDPQGRLHYEKLGRITSDEVRAALKPLI; encoded by the coding sequence ATGGCAAAGCGCATCGTTATTCTGGTGATTCTGGCACTCGCCGGACTGGCGGCCGGTTTCTGGCTCGGTCAACGCAATACGGCGCCCGGTGGGGCGTCGAACGCCGCCGTCGCGCAATTGCTGGCGACCCGGCTGCCCGACCTGAGCGGCGGCGAGCAGGCGATCTCGCAGTGGCGTGGCAAAACCCTGGTGGTGAACTTCTGGGCGCCGTGGTGCGGCCCGTGCGTGGAAGAAATGCCCGACCTTCAGGCGCTTTCCAGCGAATTCGGCAGCAAAAATGTCCAATTCGTTGGAATCGGCATCGATACGGCACAGAACATGATCGCATTTGAGCAAAAGGTAAAAGTCGATTACCCCTTGCTCGTGGCAGGGTATGCGGGCACCGACCTCGCCCGCGCACTGGGTAACAAGGCCGGTGCGCTGCCCTTTACCGTCGTGATCGATCCGCAGGGACGCCTGCACTACGAAAAGCTCGGACGAATTACCTCGGACGAGGTTCGTGCCGCGCTCAAGCCCTTGATCTGA
- the aroQ gene encoding type II 3-dehydroquinate dehydratase yields MPHRILVLHGPNLNLLGTREPEVYGRTTLADIDAALLAQAKAAGAEVATFQSNHEGALVDRIQAARAKSIDFIVINPAAYTHTSVAIRDALSGVGIPFVEVHLSNVHAREAFRHHSYFSDIAQGVICGLGWRGYTYALDFALRRLAGG; encoded by the coding sequence ATGCCTCACCGCATTCTCGTGCTACACGGCCCCAACCTGAACCTGCTCGGTACTCGCGAGCCGGAGGTGTACGGTCGCACGACGCTGGCGGACATCGACGCTGCGCTTCTGGCTCAGGCCAAGGCTGCCGGCGCCGAGGTCGCAACGTTTCAAAGCAATCACGAAGGCGCATTGGTTGACCGGATCCAGGCGGCACGCGCGAAGTCGATCGACTTCATCGTCATCAACCCCGCGGCCTATACCCACACCAGCGTGGCCATACGCGACGCGTTGTCGGGCGTAGGCATTCCGTTCGTGGAAGTTCACCTTTCGAATGTCCATGCGCGCGAGGCCTTCCGGCATCACTCGTACTTTTCCGACATTGCGCAAGGCGTGATCTGCGGCCTGGGCTGGCGCGGGTACACCTACGCACTCGATTTTGCCCTGCGGCGACTCGCCGGCGGGTAG
- the corA gene encoding magnesium/cobalt transporter CorA — MINAFVINNGRLQQVTCDHPSDLTSVSPVWVDLHSESEEERHWVEDAYKVKLPTRDEITDIEASARYYEDDNGVLHIRTDFLLDDEEQSRNVPVAFVVLKDLLISIHDEDLPVFRLVRMRARIRPGSVRDAMDVLLDLYSTDAEYSADALEGVYAALEEVSKRVLGKNLTDADAAKALESIAAEEDLNGRIRRNVMDTRRAVSFLMRARMLKDEQYQEGKQILRDIESLDNHTAYLFDKINFLMDATIGFININQNKIIKIFSVAAVAFLPPTLIASIYGMNFQMMPELRWEIGYPFAIGLMILSAIAPFLYFRHRGWLD, encoded by the coding sequence TTGATCAATGCTTTCGTCATCAATAATGGCCGCCTGCAACAGGTGACATGTGACCATCCCAGTGACCTGACCAGCGTGTCGCCGGTCTGGGTGGATCTGCACAGCGAATCGGAAGAGGAACGCCACTGGGTCGAAGACGCTTACAAGGTCAAGTTGCCGACGCGCGACGAGATCACCGATATCGAGGCATCGGCCCGCTACTACGAAGACGACAACGGCGTCTTGCACATCCGCACGGATTTCCTGCTCGACGACGAAGAGCAATCGCGCAACGTGCCGGTGGCGTTCGTGGTGCTCAAGGATCTGCTGATTTCCATTCACGACGAAGATCTGCCGGTGTTCCGCCTGGTTCGCATGCGCGCGCGGATTCGGCCCGGCTCGGTGCGCGACGCGATGGACGTGCTGCTCGATCTCTACTCGACCGATGCGGAATATTCTGCCGATGCGCTCGAAGGCGTATATGCGGCGCTCGAAGAAGTCAGCAAGCGGGTTCTGGGCAAGAACCTCACCGACGCCGATGCCGCGAAGGCGCTCGAGAGCATTGCGGCCGAAGAGGATCTGAACGGGCGTATTCGCCGTAATGTGATGGATACGCGTCGCGCGGTCTCCTTCCTGATGCGCGCCCGCATGCTCAAGGACGAGCAATACCAGGAGGGCAAGCAGATCCTGCGCGACATCGAGTCGCTCGACAATCACACCGCGTATCTGTTCGACAAGATCAACTTTCTGATGGATGCCACCATCGGTTTCATCAACATCAACCAGAACAAGATCATCAAGATCTTTTCGGTCGCGGCGGTGGCGTTCTTGCCGCCGACGCTCATTGCAAGCATTTACGGCATGAATTTCCAGATGATGCCGGAGCTGCGCTGGGAGATTGGATACCCGTTCGCGATCGGCCTGATGATTCTCTCGGCGATCGCGCCGTTCCTGTACTTCCGGCATCGAGGCTGGCTCGACTGA
- a CDS encoding energy transducer TonB → MLKPALASGNLDAARRRGWSLMREHPLATGLVFSALVHLLALAVHFVAPDSFRLHSADTPLDVVLVNAKSASAPDKATALAQANLVGGGEHDGERAASPLPSRALERDGAPVAQMQRNVSELEAMQEKLLSQLRSQYAAAPAAQRKRADAPQHGLGADDQNVDQQIARLQAEIDKQLRAYQTRPKRGQVTANTREVAYARYFDALRHRVERYGTEHFPQIGNARLYGELIVTLNVNQRGGLGYHRDGWNVAGVEITRSSGNRDLDRRAVAIVQASAPFGDFSPEMKQRYDILEIVTRMTFSRQGVHAETLATPTGGAGQ, encoded by the coding sequence GTGCTGAAACCGGCACTCGCCTCCGGCAACCTCGACGCGGCACGTCGCCGCGGTTGGTCGCTCATGCGCGAGCATCCACTGGCCACGGGCCTTGTGTTTTCGGCCCTGGTTCACTTGCTCGCGCTGGCGGTGCATTTCGTCGCCCCCGACAGTTTCCGGTTGCACAGCGCGGACACGCCGCTCGACGTCGTGCTCGTCAACGCCAAGTCGGCCAGCGCGCCCGACAAGGCCACTGCGCTCGCACAAGCCAACCTCGTGGGCGGCGGCGAGCATGACGGGGAGCGCGCCGCGTCGCCGCTGCCCTCGCGTGCGCTCGAGCGTGATGGCGCCCCCGTGGCGCAAATGCAGCGCAACGTGAGCGAATTGGAGGCGATGCAGGAAAAACTGCTGTCGCAACTGCGCAGCCAGTATGCGGCGGCGCCGGCGGCGCAGCGCAAACGCGCGGACGCCCCGCAGCATGGTCTGGGTGCGGACGACCAGAATGTCGATCAGCAGATCGCCCGCTTGCAGGCGGAAATCGACAAGCAGTTGCGCGCCTATCAGACGCGCCCGAAGCGCGGGCAGGTCACGGCCAACACGCGTGAAGTGGCATACGCCCGCTATTTCGATGCGTTGCGCCATCGCGTGGAGCGTTACGGCACGGAGCACTTTCCGCAAATCGGCAACGCGCGCCTGTACGGCGAGCTGATCGTCACGCTCAACGTCAACCAGCGCGGTGGTCTCGGCTATCACAGGGACGGCTGGAACGTCGCGGGCGTGGAGATTACGCGCAGTTCGGGCAATCGGGACCTGGATAGGCGCGCGGTCGCCATCGTCCAGGCGAGCGCGCCGTTCGGCGACTTTTCGCCGGAGATGAAGCAGCGCTACGACATTCTCGAAATCGTCACCCGGATGACGTTTTCCCGTCAGGGCGTCCATGCCGAAACGCTGGCGACGCCGACGGGCGGCGCGGGGCAATAG
- the lpxO gene encoding lipid A hydroxylase LpxO, with the protein MKWIVLAIIAACAVYVHLRGKVRHKFFRQLSDHSTFLSPLNVFMYAFSRVPTTPYLKTDNFPELEPLRQNWEAIRAEAVSLLEASRIKASDKYNDVGFNSFFKSGWKRFYLKWYDEAHPSASTLCPVTTELVRKIPTIKAAMFAELPHGSRLVRHRDPYAGSLRYHLGLVTPNDDRCYIDVDGQRYSWRDGEGVVFDETYIHYAENQSGQNRIILFCDVERPMRYRWTQAVNHWFGRHLVGAAASPNDAGDRTGGLNRVFKYIYSIRIVGKRLKAWNRYVYYAVKWALFGGILLWILW; encoded by the coding sequence ATGAAATGGATTGTCCTGGCGATTATCGCGGCATGCGCGGTGTATGTGCATCTGCGAGGTAAGGTTCGCCATAAATTCTTCCGGCAATTGTCCGACCATTCGACGTTCCTGTCGCCGTTGAACGTGTTCATGTACGCGTTCTCGCGCGTGCCGACGACGCCGTATCTGAAGACCGACAATTTCCCGGAGCTCGAACCGCTGCGGCAGAACTGGGAAGCCATTCGCGCCGAGGCGGTGTCGTTGCTCGAAGCGAGCCGGATCAAGGCGTCCGACAAGTACAACGACGTCGGCTTCAACTCGTTCTTCAAGAGCGGCTGGAAGCGCTTCTATCTGAAGTGGTACGACGAAGCCCATCCGTCGGCGAGCACGCTGTGTCCGGTCACGACCGAACTCGTGCGCAAGATACCCACGATCAAGGCGGCCATGTTCGCCGAATTGCCGCATGGCAGTCGCCTCGTGCGTCACCGCGATCCGTACGCCGGGTCGCTGCGCTATCACCTCGGACTGGTCACGCCGAACGACGACCGCTGTTACATCGACGTCGACGGCCAGCGCTACAGCTGGCGCGACGGTGAAGGTGTGGTGTTCGACGAGACCTACATCCACTACGCCGAGAACCAGAGCGGGCAGAATCGCATCATTCTGTTCTGCGACGTCGAGCGTCCCATGCGCTACCGCTGGACGCAGGCGGTCAACCACTGGTTCGGCCGCCATCTGGTCGGCGCGGCGGCGTCGCCCAACGACGCAGGCGATCGCACCGGCGGCCTGAACCGGGTCTTCAAGTACATTTACTCGATCCGCATTGTCGGCAAACGCCTCAAGGCCTGGAACCGGTACGTGTACTATGCGGTGAAATGGGCACTGTTCGGGGGCATCCTGCTTTGGATTCTCTGGTGA
- a CDS encoding YqiA/YcfP family alpha/beta fold hydrolase yields MILYLHGFRSSPRSFKAQLMAARMHRLGLGHQWACPQLPPSPLAAVVDAQRLLAGVNGDDLTIVGSSLGGYYATYLAEKLGCRAVLLNPATRPYDDLGKWLGEQPMWHGGGTIVVEPRHLDELRMIDVPRITRAQRYYLVAATGDQTLDYRDMVAKFPGAKLTLIEGSDHGISDFVDYMDDVLRFAGVDVPPSPDTAGLSAGE; encoded by the coding sequence ATGATTCTTTACCTGCACGGCTTCCGATCGTCGCCGCGTTCCTTCAAGGCGCAATTGATGGCCGCGCGCATGCACCGGCTCGGACTGGGGCATCAGTGGGCGTGCCCGCAGTTGCCTCCCTCGCCGCTGGCCGCCGTGGTCGATGCGCAACGGCTGCTGGCCGGCGTGAACGGCGACGACCTGACCATCGTGGGCAGCTCGCTCGGCGGCTACTACGCCACGTACCTGGCCGAAAAGCTCGGATGCCGAGCGGTGTTGCTCAATCCGGCCACCCGTCCGTACGACGACCTCGGCAAATGGCTCGGCGAGCAGCCGATGTGGCACGGGGGCGGGACGATTGTCGTGGAGCCGCGCCATCTCGATGAGCTGCGCATGATCGACGTGCCGCGGATCACGCGGGCGCAACGCTACTACCTCGTGGCCGCGACCGGTGATCAGACGCTCGATTACCGCGACATGGTGGCAAAGTTTCCGGGGGCGAAGCTCACGCTGATCGAGGGCAGCGACCACGGCATTTCCGATTTCGTCGACTATATGGACGACGTGTTGCGTTTCGCCGGCGTCGACGTTCCCCCTTCGCCCGACACTGCGGGCCTGTCCGCGGGCGAATGA